The Bdellovibrio sp. ArHS genome has a window encoding:
- a CDS encoding murein L,D-transpeptidase catalytic domain family protein, with translation MLKTLSLISFTFLSLQSWAGSLYDVKIKDVPLYDVFKKQGVPEAALQRTFEFLEVNGGKTVRVRGKVRERSRAYMADKEVTIKNSNMAAIIDFSLPSSERRLFVLNLKTGAVSKHFVAHGKGSGVKVASKFSNIDGSKMSSLGFYLGGTTYYGSHGESLNLYGLESSNNKAAERDIVMHAADYVSEDFVKSQGRLGRSWGCPAVAPGILPKMLNNFKEGGVIYAYHADLIKASSKNPTLQEVDHHDDDEDIDLPGEEESIRNGGAPLTTSAVKPESVGEVANVPVPTAAPREQIASPAQAEQK, from the coding sequence ATGTTGAAAACCCTAAGCCTCATATCGTTCACGTTCCTGAGCCTCCAAAGCTGGGCAGGCAGTCTCTATGACGTTAAAATCAAGGATGTCCCCCTGTACGACGTCTTTAAAAAGCAAGGAGTGCCAGAAGCCGCTTTGCAAAGAACCTTCGAGTTTCTGGAGGTGAATGGCGGAAAAACCGTTCGGGTTCGTGGCAAAGTCCGCGAAAGAAGCCGCGCCTACATGGCGGATAAAGAAGTCACCATTAAAAATAGTAATATGGCGGCGATCATCGACTTTTCGTTGCCCTCTAGCGAACGTCGCTTGTTCGTTTTGAATCTTAAAACGGGCGCGGTGTCCAAGCACTTTGTCGCCCACGGCAAAGGTTCTGGAGTTAAAGTCGCCTCCAAATTCTCCAATATTGATGGATCCAAAATGTCATCGCTGGGCTTCTACCTTGGCGGAACGACTTACTATGGTTCTCACGGTGAATCACTGAACCTTTACGGTTTAGAATCCAGTAACAACAAGGCCGCTGAGCGCGACATCGTTATGCATGCGGCGGACTACGTCTCTGAAGACTTCGTAAAATCACAAGGTCGCTTGGGACGCAGTTGGGGTTGCCCGGCAGTGGCTCCCGGAATTCTTCCGAAAATGCTAAATAACTTTAAAGAAGGCGGAGTCATTTACGCTTATCACGCAGACTTGATCAAAGCCTCCAGTAAAAATCCGACTTTGCAAGAAGTAGATCATCACGATGACGACGAAGATATTGATTTACCTGGCGAAGAAGAGTCTATTCGCAATGGCGGAGCTCCGCTGACGACATCTGCGGTAAAACCCGAATCCGTGGGCGAAGTGGCAAACGTACCAGTGCCAACTGCGGCTCCCCGTGAACAGATTGCCAGTCCGGCTCAGGCGGAACAGAAGTAA
- the kdsA gene encoding 3-deoxy-8-phosphooctulonate synthase, producing the protein MNTGFGPLNKPVVLKNGSETITWGDGKNFVLFAGPDIIEDEGMVLETGKEIQRITKALGIPWILKCSFDKANRQSASSFRGPGVNSALKSLEKIKGELGCALLTDVHETIQVKETAEVADVLQIPAFLSRQTDLLVETAKTGKVIHIKKGQFLAPWDMKAIAQKAVNAGNDKILLCERGTTFGYNRLINDMTGLVEMRRLGFPVIMDCTHSTQLPGATGESSGGRGDMVWPLARAAMAVGVDGIFLETHPNPEKALCDGPTSLPLKNLETVLTNLKKIWTTHF; encoded by the coding sequence ATGAATACAGGTTTTGGTCCTTTGAATAAACCTGTCGTACTAAAAAACGGCAGCGAGACAATCACTTGGGGTGACGGCAAAAATTTTGTTTTGTTTGCCGGTCCGGATATCATCGAAGATGAAGGCATGGTTCTGGAAACGGGAAAAGAAATCCAAAGAATCACAAAAGCTTTGGGCATCCCGTGGATTTTAAAATGCTCTTTTGACAAAGCCAACCGTCAAAGCGCTTCCAGCTTCCGCGGCCCCGGTGTGAATTCGGCGCTGAAAAGCCTTGAGAAAATCAAAGGCGAATTGGGATGCGCACTTTTGACAGACGTCCATGAAACAATTCAGGTGAAAGAAACTGCGGAAGTGGCAGATGTCCTGCAAATTCCTGCCTTCCTTTCTCGGCAAACCGATTTGCTTGTGGAAACAGCGAAAACGGGCAAAGTGATTCATATCAAGAAGGGGCAGTTCCTGGCTCCGTGGGATATGAAAGCCATTGCCCAAAAAGCTGTGAATGCCGGAAATGATAAAATCCTTCTTTGCGAGCGCGGAACGACCTTTGGTTACAACCGCCTTATTAACGACATGACAGGCCTTGTGGAAATGCGCCGCTTGGGCTTCCCGGTGATTATGGACTGCACTCACTCCACGCAGTTGCCGGGCGCAACAGGTGAAAGCAGCGGGGGTCGTGGCGACATGGTATGGCCGCTGGCTCGCGCAGCAATGGCGGTGGGAGTTGATGGCATCTTCTTAGAGACTCATCCAAATCCTGAAAAGGCTTTGTGTGATGGTCCGACATCATTACCACTTAAGAACCTTGAAACGGTTTTAACAAATCTTAAAAAAATCTGGACGACTCATTTCTAA
- a CDS encoding methyltransferase: protein MRKFFHISYYAGEPNIGKNRLLKILWSYAKFSAMVAEMSSINSHYTFQYVQPEEYRFSHDSVFLARQVYEAYAAQSVKDLNGLDLCSGCGIIGLDFLFHCQNNLGEVPQQFDFLEVQSVYEKYFLENVHRSGITNSQLRFLNMNYAELLTNDYLARYDLILCNPPYFFSGRGKLSPSEFKNRCRFYLDSDFKTLLNAIEHCLGPQGHAFVLLRDLQEHGWNSFAEARKILSPQMLLKRLPDIRGTGLVQISRAT from the coding sequence TTGAGAAAGTTTTTTCATATCTCTTATTATGCGGGCGAACCAAACATTGGCAAGAACCGCCTTCTGAAAATACTTTGGTCTTACGCAAAGTTCAGTGCTATGGTGGCCGAAATGTCGTCTATAAATTCACACTATACTTTCCAGTACGTGCAACCCGAGGAATACAGATTCTCTCATGATTCTGTTTTTCTGGCACGACAGGTTTATGAAGCCTACGCTGCGCAAAGTGTGAAAGATCTGAATGGCTTAGATCTATGCTCGGGTTGCGGCATTATCGGTTTGGACTTTCTGTTCCACTGTCAAAACAATCTGGGAGAAGTCCCACAGCAATTTGACTTTCTTGAAGTGCAATCCGTTTATGAAAAATATTTTCTGGAAAATGTCCATCGCTCGGGTATCACGAATTCCCAGTTGCGGTTTTTGAATATGAATTATGCCGAGCTTTTAACAAACGACTACTTGGCACGTTACGATCTGATTCTGTGCAACCCCCCTTACTTCTTTTCAGGAAGAGGTAAACTGTCCCCTTCAGAATTTAAAAACCGTTGTCGTTTCTACTTAGATTCAGACTTTAAAACTTTGCTCAATGCCATAGAGCACTGCCTAGGGCCTCAGGGACACGCTTTTGTTCTTTTAAGAGACTTACAAGAACATGGTTGGAACTCATTTGCAGAAGCTCGTAAAATCCTGTCTCCACAGATGCTATTAAAACGTTTGCCCGACATTCGCGGCACGGGCTTGGTGCAAATTTCTCGTGCGACCTAA
- a CDS encoding DUF4383 domain-containing protein → MELEREPRKPTPPRSTPKSTTQTNIQRTYSAPLQQVVVPMERTYAREVCVVQGILFLTVGLVGFVVTDLFTAHLSNSHNAIHIASGALALWFGFDSERSARIFSLTFGIIYGALAILGFALGRPAMATVGHIAEDRFLWKLIPRTLEFGTADHILHTLIASAFILGAILKLKRPKETDR, encoded by the coding sequence ATGGAATTGGAAAGAGAACCGCGAAAGCCCACACCACCACGAAGCACACCTAAATCGACAACTCAAACGAATATTCAACGCACTTACTCAGCGCCTCTTCAACAAGTCGTCGTTCCCATGGAGCGAACCTATGCGCGCGAAGTATGCGTCGTTCAGGGCATTCTTTTTCTTACTGTGGGACTTGTGGGTTTCGTGGTCACAGATTTGTTCACGGCACACTTAAGCAACTCCCACAATGCCATACACATTGCCAGCGGGGCTTTAGCGCTTTGGTTTGGATTTGATAGTGAAAGAAGCGCCAGAATATTTTCTCTGACTTTCGGTATTATCTATGGAGCACTGGCAATTTTAGGATTTGCTTTGGGCCGTCCCGCAATGGCGACTGTAGGTCATATCGCAGAGGACCGCTTCCTGTGGAAATTAATTCCGCGAACATTGGAGTTTGGAACCGCGGATCACATTCTGCACACGCTGATCGCCTCGGCGTTTATTCTCGGAGCTATTCTAAAGTTGAAACGGCCTAAAGAAACCGACCGTTAA
- a CDS encoding response regulator yields MALSDLKVLIVDDVKDNQFLVERYLQKVGINRLNFAENGAEAVQKAEQESYDCILMDLQMPVMDGMEATRRLRQNGYKKAIWALTAHALRQDRERCLAQGFDKHFSKPLDRRALIAGLEELRRRKESEEHV; encoded by the coding sequence ATGGCTCTTTCAGACCTTAAAGTTCTCATCGTGGACGACGTGAAGGATAATCAGTTCTTGGTTGAACGATACCTTCAGAAGGTGGGAATCAACCGTCTCAACTTTGCGGAGAATGGGGCTGAAGCTGTTCAGAAGGCTGAGCAAGAAAGTTACGATTGCATTTTGATGGATCTGCAAATGCCCGTGATGGACGGGATGGAAGCCACTCGCAGACTGCGCCAGAATGGGTACAAGAAGGCCATTTGGGCATTAACGGCTCACGCTCTCAGGCAAGATCGCGAACGTTGTCTGGCGCAGGGTTTCGACAAACATTTCAGCAAGCCGTTGGATCGCAGGGCTTTGATCGCAGGCCTTGAAGAACTTCGCCGCCGCAAGGAAAGCGAAGAACATGTTTAA
- a CDS encoding mannose-1-phosphate guanylyltransferase/mannose-6-phosphate isomerase, producing MIPVILSGGSGTRLWPVSRQHMPKQFSEIFDQPLQTMTLQRCLKLGTPWIVTSKALETLTELNLKQNGATSVQVVYEPVGKNTAPAIAALCHLLAKKGFQEEIVAIFPSDHLIAEEALFLEVVSFAQKVAEENRVVTLGITPSYPETGYGYIQTRAVSLKEQGSLKAYSVVKFHEKPDLQKAKEFIAQGSFSWNAGIFVFKVSHLISLFEKHQPEMWQHIAKLQEDAGNLAEIYSKVQSISIDYAIMEKLGGDELACIPAEFGWSDVGSWDAVSSLRRSHEMINIKGHNNFVFGPAEKNYSLVGLDDVIVVDTKDALMLVKKGLSQDVRHVVEALTQHKSSLVKDHVFEYRPWGYFEILKDTPHFKSKVIRVNPHSQISYQSHAKREEHWTITVGSGEVVLNDETIPVKAGSHIHIPLGAKHRIRNNTNEMLEFVEVQLGSYFGEDDIIRYQDDYKRS from the coding sequence TTGATCCCGGTTATACTCTCTGGGGGCAGCGGAACACGCTTGTGGCCCGTTTCTCGCCAGCATATGCCTAAACAATTTTCAGAGATTTTTGATCAGCCATTGCAGACTATGACCCTGCAAAGATGCTTGAAGCTGGGGACGCCATGGATTGTAACCTCCAAGGCGTTGGAAACTTTGACTGAACTGAATCTAAAACAGAATGGCGCGACGTCAGTTCAAGTCGTTTATGAGCCCGTGGGCAAGAACACGGCGCCGGCGATAGCGGCACTTTGTCATTTGTTAGCCAAGAAAGGCTTTCAAGAAGAAATCGTCGCCATTTTTCCTTCAGATCATTTGATTGCGGAAGAAGCTCTTTTCCTAGAGGTTGTATCCTTCGCACAAAAAGTGGCTGAAGAAAATCGGGTCGTGACATTAGGGATTACGCCATCTTATCCGGAAACAGGGTACGGCTATATCCAGACTCGGGCGGTGAGCCTGAAGGAACAAGGATCATTGAAGGCCTATTCCGTCGTTAAGTTTCATGAAAAGCCGGACTTACAGAAAGCCAAAGAGTTTATTGCTCAGGGCAGTTTCAGTTGGAATGCGGGGATCTTTGTATTTAAAGTTTCTCATCTGATCAGCCTGTTTGAAAAACATCAGCCTGAAATGTGGCAACACATTGCCAAGCTCCAAGAGGATGCGGGAAATTTGGCTGAGATCTATTCCAAGGTTCAAAGTATTTCGATCGACTATGCGATCATGGAAAAGTTAGGCGGCGACGAATTGGCCTGCATTCCCGCTGAGTTCGGTTGGAGTGATGTCGGTTCCTGGGACGCCGTTTCGTCTTTGCGAAGAAGTCACGAAATGATCAATATCAAAGGCCACAACAATTTTGTTTTTGGACCGGCGGAAAAAAATTATTCGTTGGTAGGGTTGGATGACGTTATCGTCGTCGATACAAAAGACGCTTTAATGCTCGTTAAAAAAGGTCTGTCCCAGGATGTGCGTCACGTTGTTGAGGCGCTGACTCAACATAAATCGTCTTTGGTGAAAGATCACGTTTTTGAGTATCGCCCCTGGGGTTATTTTGAAATTCTAAAGGATACGCCGCATTTCAAATCCAAGGTGATTCGCGTGAATCCTCACTCGCAGATATCGTATCAGTCGCATGCGAAAAGAGAAGAGCATTGGACGATTACAGTGGGTTCTGGCGAAGTGGTCTTGAATGACGAGACTATCCCCGTGAAGGCGGGCTCTCATATTCACATTCCGTTGGGCGCAAAACATCGTATTCGCAATAACACGAATGAGATGTTGGAATTTGTCGAAGTGCAATTAGGCAGTTATTTTGGCGAAGACGATATCATTCGCTATCAAGACGACTATAAAAGATCTTAA
- a CDS encoding DegT/DnrJ/EryC1/StrS family aminotransferase, with protein sequence MSIPFIDLKSQYKALKTNIDARIQKVLDHGAYVNGPEVVELEQTLAKYVGVKHCLTIANGTDALWVPLMALGIGQGDEVITTAFSFIATAETIVLAGAKPIYVDIDPKTFNIDVNKIEAAITPRTKAIMPVSLYGQIPEMEKINEIAKKHNLAVIEDAAQSFGARYKDKRSGSFTTATGTSFFPAKPLGCYGDGGAIFTNDDNLAKIIKEIREHGSESRYYHTRLGINGRLDTIQCAILLAKMERYDWELEQRQRVADRYNDAFSSIKADGFSTPFVESHNKSAWAQYTLTVKDRAAFQKKMTDAGVPTSVHYPRIMPDQPWYKEHTADPKQELPMARWAAEHVISLPMYPDMDNATQDKIIAAVKGAF encoded by the coding sequence ATGTCTATTCCTTTTATCGATCTTAAGTCTCAGTACAAGGCTTTAAAAACCAATATCGATGCTCGCATTCAAAAAGTTCTGGATCATGGCGCTTACGTCAACGGCCCTGAGGTTGTTGAGCTTGAACAAACACTCGCAAAATATGTGGGCGTGAAACACTGTCTGACTATTGCCAATGGGACAGACGCTTTATGGGTTCCGTTGATGGCCTTGGGCATCGGTCAAGGTGACGAAGTCATTACCACAGCCTTTTCTTTCATCGCGACGGCGGAAACCATCGTTCTTGCCGGTGCAAAACCTATCTACGTAGATATCGATCCGAAAACTTTCAATATCGATGTCAACAAAATCGAAGCCGCAATCACTCCGCGCACCAAAGCGATCATGCCGGTTTCATTGTACGGTCAAATCCCTGAGATGGAAAAAATCAACGAGATCGCGAAGAAGCACAACTTGGCTGTGATCGAAGATGCGGCTCAAAGCTTCGGTGCACGCTACAAAGACAAGCGCAGCGGCAGCTTCACGACAGCGACAGGAACCAGCTTCTTCCCGGCAAAACCTTTGGGTTGCTACGGCGATGGTGGAGCGATCTTCACCAATGATGATAATCTTGCCAAGATCATCAAAGAAATCCGCGAACACGGTTCTGAATCACGCTACTACCACACTCGCCTGGGCATCAATGGCCGCTTGGATACAATCCAATGTGCTATTCTTCTTGCAAAAATGGAAAGATATGATTGGGAACTGGAACAACGTCAGCGTGTTGCTGATCGCTACAATGACGCTTTCTCTTCCATCAAGGCAGATGGCTTCTCAACTCCTTTTGTAGAATCTCATAACAAATCAGCATGGGCTCAGTACACTTTGACGGTGAAGGATCGTGCGGCTTTCCAAAAGAAAATGACCGATGCTGGCGTTCCAACTTCGGTTCACTATCCACGCATCATGCCGGACCAACCTTGGTACAAAGAGCACACGGCCGATCCAAAACAGGAATTGCCAATGGCGCGTTGGGCGGCAGAACATGTGATCAGCTTGCCAATGTATCCCGATATGGACAATGCCACTCAAGATAAAATTATCGCAGCAGTAAAAGGGGCGTTCTAA
- a CDS encoding LLM class flavin-dependent oxidoreductase, with protein sequence MKKLSQTPLSVLDLAPIAEGKTISDAFKNTLDLAQHVEKWGYHRFWLAEHHNLEGIASAATSVLIGYVAAGTAKIRVGSGGIMLPNHAPLVIAEQFGTLETLYPGRIDLGLGRAPGTDGFTMRALRKDLTNKDVEFADQVQELQYYFSAPTPGQKVKAIPGAGMDVPLWLLGSSLYSAQLAAVLGLPYAFAGHFAPEMMMQAIDLYRVGFQASRHLKEPRVMVGVQVVAADSDAKAKFLATTNYQRFLGIIRNQRISLRPPVQDMDALWTPMEKEHVLQKLGTAVIGGPEKVREGLQKLIDQTQADELMIVSDAYEHTDRLHSFEIIKEVSSKNV encoded by the coding sequence ATGAAAAAACTTTCTCAAACTCCTTTGTCAGTCCTGGATTTGGCGCCCATCGCCGAGGGAAAAACCATCAGCGATGCGTTTAAAAATACTCTGGATCTGGCCCAGCATGTGGAAAAATGGGGTTACCACCGCTTTTGGCTGGCCGAGCATCACAACCTGGAAGGCATCGCCAGTGCGGCGACATCAGTTCTTATTGGTTACGTCGCTGCGGGCACTGCGAAGATCCGAGTGGGTTCGGGGGGAATCATGCTTCCCAATCATGCGCCTTTAGTTATTGCAGAACAATTTGGTACTTTGGAAACTCTTTATCCTGGACGAATTGATCTAGGGTTAGGGCGCGCTCCGGGCACGGATGGTTTTACGATGCGCGCTTTACGCAAAGATCTGACGAACAAGGACGTCGAGTTTGCAGATCAGGTTCAGGAACTGCAGTACTATTTTTCCGCTCCCACACCGGGACAAAAAGTGAAGGCTATTCCTGGTGCCGGCATGGATGTTCCACTTTGGCTTTTAGGTTCAAGTCTTTATAGCGCGCAATTGGCTGCAGTGTTGGGATTGCCTTATGCTTTTGCTGGCCATTTTGCGCCGGAAATGATGATGCAGGCGATAGATCTGTATCGTGTAGGATTTCAGGCCTCGCGGCATTTAAAAGAGCCGCGTGTTATGGTAGGGGTTCAGGTCGTCGCGGCAGATTCGGATGCCAAGGCAAAATTTTTAGCGACGACAAATTATCAACGCTTTTTGGGGATCATTCGCAATCAGCGTATTTCACTGCGTCCTCCGGTGCAGGATATGGATGCTCTATGGACGCCGATGGAAAAGGAACATGTGTTGCAAAAGCTAGGGACAGCCGTTATCGGTGGTCCGGAAAAGGTGCGAGAGGGATTACAAAAGTTGATTGATCAGACGCAGGCGGATGAGCTGATGATCGTGTCGGACGCCTATGAACATACCGATCGTCTGCACTCTTTTGAGATTATCAAGGAAGTGTCCTCTAAAAACGTTTAA
- a CDS encoding acyl-CoA dehydrogenase family protein, whose product MKNFYQEGPVLTNTYRSDETLQKYLKKVLPADVQKVTLPHLDHLGQRAVTDMLAWAAEAEAQLPQHIPFDPWGRRIDEIKTSNGWKELEKVAAQEGIVATAYDRKFGAFSRVYQMALLYLYSPSSAIFSCPLAMTDGAARALELYAGNDLKERALPHLLSRDPKNFWTAGQWMTEKSGGSDVSGTATEAHPFKGESAFSATHSLHGMKWFTSATTSQMALTLARPDDAPVGSKGLSFFYLELRNEKGQLNNIEIHRLKDKLGTKALPTAELSLQGTPARMVGGEGDGIKKIASVLNITRIYNSICALGHMRRSLDLIQDYSRKRKAFGKLLIDHPLHRETLRSLEQDFRGCFAFCFFVAQLLGQEEVGEITASERVLLRALTPILKLYTGKKVLQIASEVVEMFGGAGYVEDTGLPRLLRDAQVFSIWEGTTNVLSLDMLRAFEKEQALPILMEYFKNCPAMKSSAAGFSEKWTELQKQFAHLAKGSPEDWETQARRLAFMVGDLFCESLIHEYSL is encoded by the coding sequence ATGAAAAATTTTTATCAAGAAGGCCCAGTCCTTACGAATACTTATCGTTCTGATGAAACTCTTCAAAAATACTTAAAAAAAGTCTTGCCGGCGGATGTGCAGAAGGTGACCTTGCCCCACCTCGATCATCTTGGCCAACGAGCGGTGACCGACATGTTGGCTTGGGCTGCGGAAGCCGAAGCCCAACTTCCCCAACACATTCCCTTTGATCCGTGGGGGCGCCGTATAGATGAAATCAAAACCTCGAACGGCTGGAAAGAGTTGGAAAAGGTCGCGGCTCAAGAAGGCATCGTGGCCACCGCTTACGATAGAAAATTCGGCGCCTTTTCTCGCGTCTACCAAATGGCTTTGTTGTATTTGTATTCACCTAGTTCCGCGATTTTTTCATGTCCTCTGGCTATGACGGACGGAGCCGCCCGAGCTTTAGAACTTTATGCCGGCAACGATTTGAAGGAACGCGCCCTTCCGCACCTGCTCTCTCGAGATCCAAAAAATTTCTGGACTGCCGGTCAATGGATGACTGAAAAATCAGGTGGCTCTGACGTCAGCGGCACCGCCACAGAGGCCCATCCCTTCAAGGGCGAAAGTGCTTTCTCTGCCACTCATTCTTTGCATGGAATGAAATGGTTTACCTCCGCCACCACATCGCAGATGGCCTTAACTCTGGCCCGCCCGGATGACGCCCCTGTCGGCTCGAAAGGTTTAAGTTTTTTCTATCTCGAACTTCGCAATGAAAAAGGTCAGCTGAATAACATTGAAATTCACCGTCTTAAAGACAAGTTAGGAACCAAGGCCCTGCCTACCGCAGAACTCAGTCTGCAAGGAACTCCGGCCCGCATGGTTGGCGGTGAAGGAGACGGCATAAAAAAGATCGCGAGCGTTTTAAATATAACTCGTATTTATAATTCGATTTGCGCTTTGGGGCATATGCGACGATCTTTAGATCTGATTCAGGATTATTCACGCAAACGTAAGGCATTTGGCAAACTTCTTATCGACCATCCCTTACATCGTGAAACTTTGCGATCCCTGGAACAGGACTTCCGCGGTTGTTTTGCATTTTGTTTTTTCGTCGCACAACTTTTGGGGCAAGAAGAGGTCGGTGAAATCACCGCATCTGAACGAGTTCTTTTGCGAGCCTTGACTCCCATCCTTAAACTTTACACTGGCAAAAAAGTTCTGCAGATTGCAAGCGAGGTCGTCGAAATGTTCGGCGGAGCCGGTTATGTCGAGGACACGGGACTGCCACGCCTTCTTCGCGATGCCCAGGTTTTTTCTATCTGGGAAGGCACCACCAATGTTCTTTCATTGGATATGCTTCGCGCGTTTGAAAAAGAACAGGCCTTGCCTATCTTGATGGAGTATTTCAAAAACTGCCCGGCTATGAAATCCTCTGCTGCCGGTTTTAGCGAAAAATGGACGGAACTGCAGAAGCAGTTCGCGCATTTGGCGAAGGGCTCCCCGGAAGATTGGGAAACCCAGGCGCGTCGCCTCGCCTTTATGGTTGGCGACCTTTTCTGTGAAAGTCTTATCCACGAATATTCGCTTTAG
- a CDS encoding trypsin-like serine protease, producing MSRYLIIFGLIALVSCTPKSQPQVDVEKNAAIMGGTLVPEGASIVSGVVGIYDTQDNSICTGSLIAENLVLTAAHCATSKASKLRIVFGVDIDQTMAIREPDVLQEYTRTVTKIETHPSYKPEEQEDKEIDFGDIAILKFPGKLPAGYKPVSLLQDGSILQKGFVVTLAGYGVANVDLEPVDARKMRNIEEAIEYGEVVCDDDRKNCLKVDMSGDGELRQTTAPVSFLTETEVFLDESKGRGTCSGDSGGPAYVQKNGQYFLFGVTSRGSQLCDDVGVYTNTVYYNNWIRETAQKMLK from the coding sequence ATGTCTCGATATCTTATTATTTTTGGTCTGATTGCTTTGGTGTCCTGCACACCTAAATCTCAACCGCAAGTGGACGTTGAAAAAAACGCGGCAATCATGGGTGGAACTTTGGTCCCGGAGGGCGCCTCTATCGTTTCAGGAGTCGTGGGAATTTATGACACTCAAGATAATTCGATCTGTACGGGTTCGTTGATTGCGGAAAATCTGGTTTTAACGGCGGCTCATTGCGCGACTTCGAAGGCCTCAAAACTGCGAATTGTTTTCGGCGTCGATATTGATCAAACAATGGCGATTCGTGAGCCGGATGTTTTGCAAGAATACACTCGCACAGTGACGAAGATTGAAACCCATCCGTCGTACAAACCCGAAGAGCAAGAAGACAAAGAAATTGATTTCGGAGATATCGCCATTCTTAAATTTCCCGGCAAATTGCCAGCAGGCTATAAGCCCGTCAGTCTGCTTCAGGACGGAAGCATCTTGCAGAAAGGCTTCGTCGTGACTTTAGCCGGTTATGGCGTTGCCAATGTCGATCTTGAACCCGTGGATGCTCGTAAGATGCGCAATATCGAAGAAGCCATCGAGTATGGTGAAGTGGTTTGTGACGATGACCGAAAAAACTGCCTGAAGGTGGACATGTCGGGTGACGGCGAACTTCGTCAAACGACGGCTCCTGTATCTTTCTTAACAGAGACAGAAGTGTTTCTAGATGAATCCAAGGGGCGTGGGACTTGCAGCGGTGATTCCGGAGGGCCGGCCTATGTGCAAAAAAATGGTCAATATTTCTTGTTCGGTGTGACCAGTCGCGGAAGCCAACTTTGTGATGATGTCGGCGTTTACACGAACACGGTTTACTATAACAACTGGATCCGCGAAACAGCGCAGAAGATGTTGAAGTAG
- a CDS encoding HTTM domain-containing protein → MKLTTIAKSLNEFFFKPQPVHSVALLRIAFGVILLINWFMMWSHLDIFWGVDGILSMETALKFSHGYRFNLFELFPNQQGVAVFLALLNLLGVLGMLFGCFTRTSMALAFFTLLSFHNRNIFVLNSSDVVVRNFLFLLFFTPAGALYSVDRWWQIKRKKIAKEDIPEHAPWALRLMQIQFSLIYIATVMFKMKGSLWADGTAVYIATRLDEFMRVPLPILNNLVVIKFLTWSTLAIELALGTLVWIREFRYWVLLAGIALHLGIEISMSIPLFEWVMIAGMICMVDSRDIQAVLESFKKGTLLAKFHLPRGFIKTAKANIRG, encoded by the coding sequence ATGAAGCTAACAACAATCGCTAAGTCTTTGAACGAATTTTTCTTCAAACCTCAACCCGTGCACAGTGTGGCTCTTTTGCGAATCGCTTTTGGAGTCATTTTACTTATCAACTGGTTCATGATGTGGAGCCATCTCGATATTTTCTGGGGCGTGGATGGCATTTTAAGTATGGAGACCGCGCTGAAATTCAGTCACGGATACCGCTTCAATCTTTTTGAGTTGTTCCCGAATCAACAAGGTGTCGCCGTTTTCCTGGCTCTTTTAAACTTGCTCGGTGTTTTAGGAATGCTTTTCGGGTGTTTCACCAGGACATCCATGGCTTTGGCCTTTTTTACGTTGTTGTCGTTTCACAACCGCAATATTTTTGTTCTGAATAGTTCAGATGTGGTCGTGCGAAATTTTCTTTTCCTTCTTTTTTTCACGCCGGCGGGTGCCTTGTACTCTGTCGACCGCTGGTGGCAGATAAAGCGCAAGAAGATCGCCAAAGAAGATATTCCCGAGCATGCCCCGTGGGCTTTGCGACTGATGCAGATCCAGTTCAGTCTTATCTATATCGCTACGGTCATGTTTAAAATGAAAGGCTCGTTGTGGGCTGACGGGACAGCGGTTTACATTGCGACCCGTCTGGATGAATTTATGCGGGTTCCGTTGCCAATTTTAAATAACCTTGTGGTGATCAAGTTTTTAACTTGGTCGACTTTGGCCATAGAGCTTGCCTTGGGAACTTTGGTTTGGATTCGGGAATTTCGCTATTGGGTGCTGTTGGCGGGAATCGCGTTGCATCTGGGTATTGAGATTTCCATGAGCATCCCACTTTTTGAGTGGGTGATGATCGCAGGAATGATCTGTATGGTGGACTCTCGAGATATTCAAGCGGTGCTGGAATCCTTCAAGAAGGGGACTTTGCTGGCAAAGTTCCACCTTCCGCGTGGTTTCATAAAAACGGCTAAAGCGAATATTCGTGGATAA